In Methanobrevibacter sp., a single window of DNA contains:
- a CDS encoding HAD family hydrolase, protein MKKLAIFDFDGTIMDSVHDVVIYLNKALSMYDFPTLTSDEYVKYLGGNIDEIVSLVLEEQSTPENIKLIKDTYLDIYYGADKENTIPFPKSREVLQKLQDRGVLIAINSNRFTDSIETFTDKFFGDINFLSIMGHDFDYPSKPDPTAVLQIIKKANVAPDETVYIGDSGTDIQTAKNAGIDCIVVKWGYGNENDWENDYPLEAIDDFDEIIKYF, encoded by the coding sequence ATGAAAAAACTTGCAATTTTTGATTTTGACGGAACAATAATGGATTCGGTTCATGATGTTGTCATTTACTTGAATAAGGCATTGTCAATGTATGATTTTCCAACACTGACCAGTGATGAATATGTCAAGTATTTGGGAGGAAATATTGATGAAATCGTTTCACTTGTCCTTGAAGAGCAAAGCACTCCAGAAAATATTAAACTAATAAAGGATACCTACCTTGACATTTATTATGGAGCAGATAAGGAAAACACCATACCATTTCCAAAAAGCCGTGAGGTATTGCAAAAACTACAGGACAGGGGAGTATTGATTGCAATTAACTCAAACAGATTTACAGACTCCATTGAAACATTTACAGATAAATTCTTTGGCGATATTAATTTTTTATCGATAATGGGTCATGATTTTGATTATCCTTCAAAACCTGATCCTACAGCGGTTCTGCAAATAATCAAAAAGGCCAATGTAGCTCCGGATGAGACAGTATATATCGGAGATTCTGGAACTGACATTCAAACTGCAAAAAATGCTGGAATTGATTGTATCGTTGTAAAATGGGGATATGGAAACGAAAACGATTGGGAAAACGATTATCCTTTAGAGGCAATTGATG
- a CDS encoding alpha/beta hydrolase codes for MNRKVKIGIIVIIVILLAYFAFTFLSYNHAEKTATDYLNGTDKVNVTKIDNGLFVDGYGNDTALIFYPGAKVEYTSYLPMFCNLASKGVDCYLVEMPLNFAIFGENEADSIIDKTNYTHYFMSGHSLGGYVASSYLSHTNRTDGLILLAAYPTEKIDKPVLSIYGTKDNVLNMEKYNESKPLMSNLTEYVINGGNHAQFGYYGNQSGDNSSKITPQNQQSQSVEVILDFIDELT; via the coding sequence ATGAATAGAAAAGTTAAAATTGGAATTATTGTAATTATTGTGATACTGCTTGCATATTTTGCATTCACTTTTTTAAGCTACAATCATGCTGAAAAGACTGCAACTGATTATTTGAATGGAACTGATAAGGTTAACGTGACAAAAATTGATAATGGACTTTTTGTTGACGGATACGGAAACGATACTGCACTGATTTTCTATCCTGGTGCTAAAGTTGAGTATACATCATATTTGCCTATGTTTTGTAATCTGGCTTCAAAAGGTGTTGACTGTTATCTGGTTGAAATGCCACTTAATTTTGCAATTTTCGGTGAAAATGAAGCAGATTCAATTATTGATAAGACAAACTACACACATTACTTCATGTCCGGCCATTCACTTGGAGGATATGTTGCTTCATCATACCTATCACATACAAACAGAACTGACGGATTAATATTGTTAGCAGCCTATCCTACAGAAAAAATTGACAAACCAGTATTGTCAATTTACGGCACAAAAGACAATGTATTGAATATGGAAAAATATAATGAATCAAAACCGTTAATGAGCAATTTAACTGAATATGTCATTAATGGAGGAAATCACGCCCAATTCGGATATTACGGCAATCAATCAGGAGACAATTCCTCAAAAATCACACCTCAAAATCAGCAAAGCCAAAGTGTTGAAGTGATATTGGATTTCATTGATGAATTAACCTAA